The genomic DNA CTCATCGGCGGGTGCGACGGCGCCAAGACGGGTCGCAACTACTACACCGAGCTGGCCGAAACCGTGCCCAACGACTGTGTCATCCTCACGTTGGCTTGCGGCAAGTATCGCTTCAACAAGCTCGAGTTCGGCGCCATCGGTGGGATCCCGCGTCTGCTCGACGTGGGGCAGTGCAACGACGCCTACTCGGCCATTCAGATCGCCGTCGCGCTGGCGCAGGCGTTCGGCTGCGGCGTCAACGAGCTGCCGCTGTCGGTCGTGCTGTCGTGGTACGAGCAGAAAGCCGTCTGCATCCTGCTCACGCTGCTCCATCTCGGCATCAAGAACATCCGGCTGGGGCCGACGCTCCCGGCGTTCGTCACGCCGTCGGTGCTCAACGTCCTCGTTGAGAACTTCAACGTTATGCCGATCACCACGCCGCAGGAGGACCTTGCCGCTATCCTGGGTTGACGGGTGGCTGCAGCCATGGCATCGCCGGAGCCCAGTTATGGGCGATCGGCAATAGCCACGGACGAAAGTCCTTGGAAGGGGCTCTGTCTCCTTTTGGCGCGAGACCACCACGGGCTCGCGCCGCGGCTACTCCCAGACGCCCCGGCGGGGCTTGACGATTCGGCAACGCCTCGTCTTTCGGACGGGTCGTCAGTCGATCGGTTGGGGGAGGTTTTCGCCTCGGCGGGTGATGTGGATGGCGAGGACGACGCCGGCGAGGAGCACGGCGCCGCCGGCGAGCTTGAGCGGCGTCGGCGTCTGATCGAGGAAAAGGTAGGCGAGCACGGTGGCGATCACCGGCTCGCCGAGATTGGTCACCGAGATGACGTACGACGGGAAATGGAGCAGCGCCCAGTTGTACGAGCCGTGGCCCAGGATCGAAGGGCCAAGCGCGAGGAGCGCGAACATGAGCCACGCCGTCGTCGTATAGCCCACGACCGGCTCGCCGGCGACGAGCGTGGCCGCCGTCGTCGTCAATGCCGCGAGCGTGTACGTGGCCGCGACGTATGAGACGATGTGCAGCTTGGGACGAAGCGTGCGTCCGACGAGCAGGTAAACGGTGACGAACAGCGCCGCCGCAAGCGCCAACGCATCGCCGCGGATCCTGGCCAGCTCGCTCAGGTCCTTGCCGACGATGAGCAGGCCCCCGCAGAAGGTGACGGCAATTGCCGCCCAGAACGGCGGGCTCACCCGCTCGCCAAGGATGCAGTGGCTGCCGAGCGCGACGAAGACCGGCGTGATCGCCACGAAAAACATCGTCGAGGCGACCGTCGTGAAGTGGAGCGAGACGATGTACGATGCGAAATGCAGGCCGAGCGCCACGCCCGACGCCGCGAGCATGAGGCGCTCGCGTCGCGACAAAGCCAGGATATCGTCGATCCCGCGCAAGAGCGCCAGAGGCAGCACCACGCCGGCGGCGATGACGTTACGCCACATGGCGGTGGCGAACCCGCCGGCGCCCTGATCCCTGGCGTACACCACGAGCAGGGCCGACACCGAGGTTGACAATACCGCCAGCAGCAGCATGCCGTACTTGCCAGCGCCCCGTTCGATGGCCGCCTCCTCTCCTCCGAAAGATGAATACACTGAATCTTAGGGACCTCGCCTCGTCAGATCAAGAAGATGCAGCCTTGGCGCCCCTCCGAGAAGTCTTGCGGCCCATCGAGCCGCGCGGTAGAGTTCCTGGGGGCGGAAGGGGTCCTCTACCCGGAGGCCGCCTGACTATGGGAGGGTTCGCGGTATGAGAAAGCTATCCGTTTTCACTGCATTCCTGCTGTCCTCTTTTGCAGTCATGGCACAGGGTCCGGCCGCGACGACGAACGTCTATTACCGAGTCTTAGGCACAGCACCGGACGGTTCGCCGGTCGGGCTTCTCAAGACGACGGAGGACAACCTCGGTCCCGGCAGCATCAGCTTCAGGTTTGTCTACGAGGACGAGGCGCTCGCACGCATTGAAACACTGCGCGACGGCACGCGCGTCTCGAATGCGCGCGAGTACGAGGGTGGCCACCTCGTGCGCGAGACCGGCCTCAAGGATGACAAGCCGACGCACGGGCGGACCTTCAAGTACGACGAGAAAGGCCGTCTCGCGCACGAGACCTACACGCGCTACGACAAAGGCGAGCCCCACCAGCTCTGGACGAAGGACTGCGCCTACGACGACGCCGGTGCCGGCGCGCTCGCGACCGTGACCGAGAACAGCGAGTCGGGCGGCCGCTTCGAGAACGTCTACGAGAACGGCGTCCAGACCGAGCGCCGCATCTACCGAAAGACGGGGGAGCTCTCCGGCACCTGGAAGTACGTCTACGATGCGCGGACCGGGCCGATTCCGTACGAGGAGCAGTACGTCAAACCAGATGGCAGCGTTCAGAGTGTTCGCAAGAACGCGCAGATCGTCGCCGGCGAGCAGGTCGAGCGCCGCCCGCTCCACGTGCAGAGGACCGTGGGCGACGAGGAAGTGCCCATCACCCACGTCGAGATCACCAACCCGTATTTCTCTCCAACAAACTCGCCGCACCGCAAGGACGACGTGCGCATCGGCGCCTGCCTTGGGCCGACGCGCCCGCTCACGTTCGAAATCTATGACGAATCCGAACCCGCGTCACTCGTGCTCCGCGAGCGCACACCGATAGCCGGGGGCAAAGGGTTCTTCTACTTCTGGTGGACCGGCATGAACGGGGTGGGGGATGAAGTTGCAGATGGCCGCTACCCCTTCATCGTCCGCACGCCCGTCGTGCGTGCGTGGGCCGTGCAGCTTTGGGACAGGCGCCGCTACACGCAGGAGCCGCTCCTGTGCGTCTGCGGCGACCGCGTGTACGTCTATGACGGCGTGCAAGCCAAGGTGCTCGCCTTCACGCCCGACGGCGACCTCGATCGTGAGATCGAGCTGGCGCCGTACCCCGGGTGGGGCACGTACGATTATTACCCGTCCAGCCTGACTGTCTTACCCGATGGGCGCATCTGCCTGAGCCGCCACAGTGTCCTCTACATGTACAACGAGGCGGGCGACTTCCTGCGCGAGATCGTCCTCGATCTCGATGGCTACTTGCCGCCGCGCGGCTGGGCCGTGGATGAAGACGGCAGTGTGTACTGCGTCGTGGGCAACACGCTTTCGATTGCCAAGGCCGGCAAGCGCACCTACTACGACGACTACGCTGTGCTCAAGCTCGACGACAACAGCCGCGTCGAACGCGTCGTTGTCGACGGCTCAGGCCTTTACCCGGACGCGACGTCATTTGTGCGCCGGGGTACGCTGTACGTCAACTTCTGGCGTCACGCCGACAAGGAGTCCCAGCGCTACCTGGGCGTCATCGACCTGGCGTCGGGTGCCATGAAGCTGCTGCCGCGCACGGAGTTCGCCAACGACGTGATGTCCGCCGATGCCGGTGACCTCTACGTTCAGGGCGGCGCCATGTTCCGCGACCCCGTCGGACGACTCGTCCGCGGCTTCGGCTGCGGCTCCGACTGCGCGGTCCTGAGCGGTAATACCCTTTACGCGATGGCCGAGATCGGCACCGAGCTGCGCCGCTACGATCTCGACTCGGACCGCATCCTGCTCGAAGAGGTGCTCGTCGTCGACAACACGACGCCCACCGCCATCATCACGTACCCGGGCTCGATGGGCCTCGTCGCCGGCGATCCGGATGTCGTCGAGATCACCGGCACGGCTACCGACCTCAACTTCGAGAAGTACGAGATCTACTGGAAGTACGCGTCGAACCCCAGAGAGGACCGGAGCGCCTGGAAGCTGCTCATCACTTCCGATGCCCCGTGCGCCGGCGGCACGCTCGCGCTGTGGGACACCACGAAACTCGGCATCCGCGGCATCAAGGACCGCGACATCGCGCTCAAGCTCATCGTCACCGACAAGGCGGGCAACACGATCGAGGAGCGCTTCTCGCTCTGCTACGACGCCGACGACGACGGGTTCTCGAACGAGTTCGAGAACAGCAGCAAGGAGCTCGACCGCAACGCGAAGACCGAACGCCGCACGGCCGAGGTGCTTCCCGACCTCATCACGATGCTCACGCGCCGGTATCCGATCAATGGCCAGGGCCGCATCGGCGTGCAGCTCGTCGACGCCGAGACCCGCGAGGTCCTCGACCACGGCCTGATCGAGTTCTCGGTCAATACCGGCACGATCGTCCGCCGCAGCCGGATCTCGGCCTCGACCTTGACGGCCACGGCAACGTGGCAGACGCCCAGCAGCGTCGTGGCGCCGGCCACGCTGCACGTCGAGCTGCCGCCCCAGGGCATCCACAACGTCTACTACACGGCCGAGCCGATGGAAATGGACTTCGCCCTCGTCGTGGATTCCGATTTCGACGGCCTGACCGACGACGAGGAGAACACGGTCCTCTATCCCAACGGCCTCAAGACGAGTCCGACCAACGCCGACACCGACGGCGACGGCGTGGACGACTACCGCGACCTGTCGCCCACCGTCGCGCCCGACATGCAGTTCGCCGAGGAATACGCGCCCGGCGAGATCCGCCTCAAGCAGACCTACCGCATCGTGGCGCTCGCCGGCAGCGAGGCCAAGGTGATCAAAAACGATCGCAATCTGGGCCGCGATGCGATCATGGACAAGGACATCACCGACGAGACGGTCAAAGACTTTTTCAATGACAAGGTCTTCAGGGCCAACAGCAAAGATGAATCGGAACGCAGCCCGCTGCACGTGGAAACCGCGACGAACAAACAGACCTTCGCCGAGGAGAATATCTGCAATCCGTCGTACACCGCCGCGGCCGGCTGGCCCCACTACGAGTTCAAGTACTACCTCGAGCAGTACCTCTACGACCTGACGGTGACCAATGAACGGGCCACTACCTTCCCGGTCGAGAGCTGGCCCAAGTACGGGCACCTTCAACTCGACGTGACCTGGCGCTGGGAGGGCGACAACGCCATCGTCGTGCAGTTCAAGCTCGGCAACGCCGGCCAGTGGCGCGACCAGGACGCGAACGGCAACTCGACCAAGATGTTCATGCGCTACGAGCTATTCAAGCGCGGCAATGTGGCCAAGGAGTTCCCTCACTACACCGGCCTCGCCGCAGTCGACCGTGTCGAGGGCGACCTCTACCAGTGCATTATCCGCGTCCCGTTCCGTACGGCGTGTCCAACCCGACAGGCCATCGGTTCCGATCAGACGATCGTGCTCACCCCGCTCTGGGTGCGCCACAAGGGCGGCAACTTCAAGTGCGGCGTTCAGCCCAAGGTTCACCCCGAGATCACGCCGGACCTCGATGAGTGTCCCTACTGCGGCTACCGCCCCGTGCGCGACGAGTTTGTCCCCGTTTCCACGCGCGACATCCGGCTCTCGGCGTTCGCACACCAGTTCAACCATTATTCCTACTGCGTCATTGGGCGCCGCAGCGCGCGCGCCGGCGGGCCGCCCGTCGATTCGGCTACCGACTACGATACGCTTACCGCCATCTTCGACCACTTCCATCCCGCCCAGGCGGGTGCGCCTCATCCGGCCAACGGCCTTGTCCCGTTCAACATCGGCGGCCGCAGCCACAACGTGCTGTTCTGTGAGTACGGCGCCGTGCCGGGCATCGTGAGCAGCGAAGACTTTGATCCCGCGCAGTTCGTCTGCGACAACATGCAGAACGCCGACGCCGTCGTCGTGCGCTCGAACTCGGCCATCCTGATCGACTGCTGGATCAGCCGACTCCAGTATCTCCTCGCGTGGGAGGGCCTGCCATGGGCTGCCGAGTGGATCCTGATCCCTCAGGGCGGAGCGGCACCGTCGGCGTCGACGGGCGAGACGGTAGGCACCGATGAGCAGGCCGAAGCGCAAGCCGACAGCGCGCTCGACACGATCGGCACCGTCGGCGCCCGCCTCAAGACGATCCGCGAGACGGCCGAGTTCGTCGTCGATTGCTCGAACTTGCAGCTCATCGAGCGCGCCGATACGCTCGCGAGCCCGACGACGATCGGCACCATGCAGGTCGGCAACAGCATCTACAACGTCGTGGCCGAGAAGCTCGGCGACAACACGTTCGAGGTCCAGCTCCAGCACACGCAGAACGCCGTCGGCGACAAGCTGCGCTACCGCACCACGCTCGTGCGCAAGGAGGAAGTCGACGACATCACCGACTCGAAGATCGCCCAGCAGTACGGCGTGGTGAACAAGCTCCCGAAAGCCATTCTCACGACGGTTAAGATCGGCACTGTGCTCATGACCGACGGCGTGGATGCCTACCAGGCCTGGCACAACGGCGAGTACTTCGAAGCCTGCTATCACGGCGTGCGCGGCGGCGCCAAGATCACCCTTTCCGTGATCTCCGTCGCCTGGAAAAACAGCCCGCTGCTCAAGACGGTCCAGATCACCAAGTTTGCCAAATTCAACGTCACCGAGGCGGTCGTCGCCGGCATCGAGGTGACCTACCACGTCATCAACGCGGTGCGTGCCGATACCTGGCTCGAACGCTCCCAGGCGGTCGAGAAAGCCGTCGCCGCCACCATCGACGGCGCCATCGGTTGTATCGAGCCGTACGGCGCGGCCATCACCCTGAGCTGGGACGCCAGCGTCTGGGCGACCAACAAGGTGTGTGACAAGTTCGGCTTCGGCGAGTCGACGGCGATCTCGCGCGAGGCCACGAGCAGCATCGGCGCCGCGCTGGTGTTTTTGTTCGAGGACCTGTCGCCGTTCGGCATCCCGACCGTGATGGCCAACGACGCCTACACGACCGCCAAGGACCTGGCTGAGGAGAAGGTCAGAGACACAAACACGTACCTCGACGACCGTAATCGCGACGACCCGCGTTGGGTCTTCGTTCCACCCGACGCGCCAAAGGACTGACAGCCGGAGGAATCACCGCATGCCCGAAGACAGCCCCCAGGCGCGCGTTGGACGCGTCCTGTTCAGCGAGGACGCGATCCGCGCCCGGGTCTCCGAGCTTGTTCGTGAGATCGAAGCCAGCCTTGATGACGGTGATCTCGTCATCGTCGCTCTGCTCAAGGGCAGCGTCGTGTTCCTTTCGGATCTGATCCGGGGCTTTGAACGGCCCGTCGCGTTCGATTTCGTCGGCGTTGCCAGCTACGGCGATGGCACTTCACCAGGTGCGACGTTGACGTTTACCAAAGAGTTGTCCATTGACATCGCGGGACGCGACGTGCTACTCGTGGACGACATACTGGACACCGGGCGTACGATGCGCCATGTGATCGGATACCTGAGGTCGTTCGGGCCGGCGAGCTTACGCATCTGCGTGCTGCTTGATAAGCGTGCCCGCCGTCAGGCGGTCATCGAACCAGACTATCGGGGATTCGAGATCGGCGACCAGTTCGTTGTAGGCTACGGCATGGAT from Verrucomicrobiota bacterium includes the following:
- a CDS encoding DMT family transporter, with the translated sequence MYSSFGGEEAAIERGAGKYGMLLLAVLSTSVSALLVVYARDQGAGGFATAMWRNVIAAGVVLPLALLRGIDDILALSRRERLMLAASGVALGLHFASYIVSLHFTTVASTMFFVAITPVFVALGSHCILGERVSPPFWAAIAVTFCGGLLIVGKDLSELARIRGDALALAAALFVTVYLLVGRTLRPKLHIVSYVAATYTLAALTTTAATLVAGEPVVGYTTTAWLMFALLALGPSILGHGSYNWALLHFPSYVISVTNLGEPVIATVLAYLFLDQTPTPLKLAGGAVLLAGVVLAIHITRRGENLPQPID
- the hpt gene encoding hypoxanthine phosphoribosyltransferase, whose product is MPEDSPQARVGRVLFSEDAIRARVSELVREIEASLDDGDLVIVALLKGSVVFLSDLIRGFERPVAFDFVGVASYGDGTSPGATLTFTKELSIDIAGRDVLLVDDILDTGRTMRHVIGYLRSFGPASLRICVLLDKRARRQAVIEPDYRGFEIGDQFVVGYGMDFADQFRNLPYIGVLAQNG